CAGCTCATCTATCGGTACCTTTTGAACCGGGTTCAACAGCTTGCGGAGCTCCTTGCCGGCCCTACCTTGCTTGATCCTAGCATAGTGATCTTGCGTGGTAGCTTCGTGCTTATGCCCCATCTGCGTGGAGATCATGGAGAGAACTCTAGGGTCCCGATCGAGCGCGTCCGTCGCCGACGAGTTGCGAAAGTCCTTTATCAGGAACTTCACGTCTGCCTGTTTCTCGACCTCGCGCTTGATCTCGTTGAACTTCATGAGCGAGTACACGCCCCCATTCGCGGTCACGTACACGTTGGGAAATAGCATTGTCGATGTCTTGCCCTGCTCCCGGAGGTGCCTCTCCCGGTCGGCGAGGTACTGCCTGATGTACGGGACCATATCGTCCCTCAGGATGGTGACGTCGGTAGGTGCCGCCCCCTTTCGGGTACTCTATGCGCAGCGTGAGCCGCTCCAGGTCGAGGATAAAGGGATTGAGAAGAAGACGTACTCCTCACGCTTTCATTCTGTCGATTGGGAGTTGAAAAGGCTCAAAGGATGGAATGAAATGCTCTGGATGATATGGCTATGTTTTCTTATGGAACTTACCTATTGCTGCTTCTTCTCGTCCTTTTCCGCGGTCTCCTCGTCAACTACGGGTTTGATGCAAGGAGCACCCGGCATCTCAGATACCTCACCGACCGGCGGCATCTCCGCCTCGACTGGCACCGCCTTCTCTCCTTGCGGCTTGGCTGGGGGCTTCCTGTTCTTCCTTATCCTCATTGCACCGACCTGTTCGCGAACCTCTTGGGAAAACATGTCATGTAGCGCTTCAGCGAGCTCGTCGATCTCCATGTTCGTGCCGGTGTCCTTCTTAATCTGTCGTCGCAGTTCATTCAGGACATCCTCATGCAAGAGCGCCTTGGAGATCGAGTCGGGGCTCAGAGCAACGCGGCAGGCCCAGAACGCGGCCAGCTTATTGGAGGCGATCGATGAACGGTGAAGGACCGCCAATGTATCCGCGCAGTGATTGAAGTCATCCTTGCTTAGGTCGACGTTGAACGCGACGTCGTATTCGATCCCTTCCTCAAAGGTCAAGTGGTACAATCTCCAGACTACTCCATTGGTGAGCAACACCCAGGGATAGTTGTTTTTGGAGGCATAGTTCTCCGCCTGCTCGATGTGCCGGTCACGGAGCTCGACGCCTGCAGCCTTGGCCTCGATTATCAGCTTCGGGACGCCGCCTATCTTGATCATGAGATCAACGTACTTGTCTCGGAGCTGTGCCTCCCGGGAGATCTCCGACATAGGGTCATACCCCAGAACGTCCTCGAGGACCTTGATGATCCTCACAACGGTGTCCGCTTCGTTGATGTTCTGTTCCTTGGCCGCCAACAGGTGCGGCAGCATTTTCTTCAGGGAATGCCTGATGCTTAATTGGGTTTTCTGATCCGTGACCCCCACCTTCGTAATTAACTAGTAAGTGGTGAGTATATGTTCTTTATGAGAGACTTATAATAAAAAAACCGTTCACTTCACCCATCTCTCCCCGTCGACGTCATAACCCTACCGAACGTTCGATAAGATCATGGATTGGAACGCAGCCGGTCCGTGGAAGATCCAGGACCTCGAGGGCAACTCGATGATCATTAAAGGCGATCTTAGCTCGCCTCCTTAAAGGCGACATCATTGATCTGTGCGATGAGGCATCTGAGGGAAATATCTCACCGGAAGAATATGAGATTGTGCTCGAGGATGGGGCGGTCCTCAACAAGATTAAGAAGCTCGATGGATAGATTTTTAGGAGAAGACGACGAGAAGCAATGATTCATCGTCCACTCATCAATTCCCTTGGAGTCTTTGTAGTTACTTCTGATATGTTCTTGAACTTACGCTCATGCGAGCAGACGATGGAATCGGCAGTGACGGATGAGGCGGCCAAGATGAGGCTATCCACAATGGAAAGGCGATCTGATTGGGGTTTTATTATCGCCCGTTTGCCTATGACATCATAGTTATATTTTGACATCAGACATCCTGCCTTCTCGGCAACGATGTCGCTGATCGCTATTACTTCGATCCCTTTGGTACATGCGAGGCCATCAATCACAGAAATTGCTCGATCCTCATTTGCCGTTTCCTCAAATGTAATGTAATATACCTCGGTAATGACTGGAGTAATAACCATAGCCTCCAATCGACCCGCATCCAGAGCTTTAAAAAGTTCGACCGATGCCTGACTTT
The sequence above is drawn from the Methanomassiliicoccales archaeon genome and encodes:
- a CDS encoding type I restriction enzyme HsdR N-terminal domain-containing protein, translated to MLPHLLAAKEQNINEADTVVRIIKVLEDVLGYDPMSEISREAQLRDKYVDLMIKIGGVPKLIIEAKAAGVELRDRHIEQAENYASKNNYPWVLLTNGVVWRLYHLTFEEGIEYDVAFNVDLSKDDFNHCADTLAVLHRSSIASNKLAAFWACRVALSPDSISKALLHEDVLNELRRQIKKDTGTNMEIDELAEALHDMFSQEVREQVGAMRIRKNRKPPAKPQGEKAVPVEAEMPPVGEVSEMPGAPCIKPVVDEETAEKDEKKQQ
- a CDS encoding PIN domain-containing protein; the encoded protein is MTKSRIFLDSNVILDVTVEATTRESQASVELFKALDAGRLEAMVITPVITEVYYITFEETANEDRAISVIDGLACTKGIEVIAISDIVAEKAGCLMSKYNYDVIGKRAIIKPQSDRLSIVDSLILAASSVTADSIVCSHERKFKNISEVTTKTPRELMSGR